One genomic region from Cydia amplana chromosome Z, ilCydAmpl1.1, whole genome shotgun sequence encodes:
- the LOC134661625 gene encoding putative nuclease HARBI1 — MDEEYVIAAVVAEEREYGEGEGEKMYLKRLRDGSNPFDRSERKFRKLFRLSRAMGRHVVDTLCEGDALRAGTVPPHLKVLSALNFFAHGSYQTAVGEINILAQSQPTISRSLADVCPVIIERLTPQWIKFPVTRLEKDRAMREFQDNFGMPYTLGAVDGSHIPIHKPPNNHPIAPGNIFYNRKGFYSINCQVVCDATGRITSVNPNFPGSTHDAAVWRSSNVHQHLEGS, encoded by the coding sequence ATGGATGAAGAATACGTCATAGCTGCTGTGGTGGCCGAAGAGAGGGAGTATGGCGAGGGCGAGggtgaaaaaatgtatttgaaGAGGTTGCGAGACGGGTCTAACCCATTTGACCGGTCCGAGCGGAAGTTCCGTAAATTGTTTAGGCTGTCGCGGGCCATGGGCCGTCACGTAGTGGACACTCTGTGTGAAGGCGATGCGCTACGAGCGGGGACGGTGCCACCACATTTAAAGGTCCTAAGTGCACTGAACTTTTTTGCCCATGGCAGCTACCAGACTGCTGTGGGAGAAATTAATATACTAGCTCAAAGTCAGCCAACAATAAGCCGCAGTCTGGCAGATGTGTGTCCTGTTATTATAGAAAGGTTGACCCCACAGTGGATCAAATTCCCAGTGACCAGACTGGAGAAAGACAGGGCAATGCGGGAGTTCCAGGACAATTTTGGAATGCCATATACATTGGGTGCGGTAGATGGGAGTCACATCCCTATACACAAACCCCCAAATAACCACCCTATAGCCCCGGGTAATATTTTCTACAACAGAAAAGGGTTTTATAGTATAAATTGTCAAGTGGTGTGCGATGCCACAGGTCGGATCACTAGCGTAAACCCTAACTTTCCGGGTTCAACCCATGATGCTGCTGTTTGGAGGAGCAGCAATGTGCACCAGCACCTCGAAGGGTCATAG